In one window of Bemisia tabaci chromosome 6, PGI_BMITA_v3 DNA:
- the LOC140224810 gene encoding uncharacterized protein, which translates to MATLEAAKVQQEKLFDRLQRLYDFTKDIKGNQAEDFLVRAGKIEEHSADFENYALKYWEHSLAQASTEAEKKLCTDSYKEKCRAYEELYHAVAYMVQKCKKLVKTAESAESVRHNTEVKLPKIELKTFDGTRTQWPVFYENFKTLIHDNKLLSSTQKLQYLSSSLKGNAESYVKNVQITEANYPIVWKALIDHYQDDRALGSSLLETVLSHPPMQTTTATTLTNLVHTLYDAVEALNALKFENLDDFILLNIALKKLPNYLRKLFENQLKGTTIPTFKMLMDFLRKQAKIAEITQTPSPQPHQTNKEEKTKTQPTKSKVYLNHTNQKKSECPVCKGPHSIYKCDTFKSLTTAARAEQVKELNRCTRCLGGHSNECKSKFSCKECNMKNHHTLLHVSKTEKIKQPTSQNSSNMVANLLAPTAKNHRTLLGTAIVAIKDADGEYQHIRAILDSGAMSSFITKDCAQRLRLPVLTDRTSITGLADKPVKSLGAVECLIKPRQRDNPKLLVRTIIIPVITDGLPSVKISSEVRNFWSTLDLADPDFDTVNAKVDMLLGSEVYCSILSDKRRITNKLGHGLQTIFGWVLMGKVPTIKSPKNQATFICTEDLLLKEILIKFWQTEEPCHKPAISPEDEICENMFQALHYREPSGQYVVPILLKTDNPVLTGSYELAKRQLIAIQARLRKSPAVQIKYSEFMEEYANLGHMLPSTSHGLAAYYIPHHSVIKESSLTTKLRVVFNASMPTPSGLSLNQVLYTGPKLQADIVQLIIRFRTYRIAFKTDLCKMFRQILIRPQDRKYQHILWESKNGDPVVDYELQTVTYGTASAPYLANRVLKQLIIDEGHDFPDDVRRVINEETYIDDSLSGADSIDDAIKLRDGIYQALHRGHFAPRQWASSHQEVLEGLPTDDIALSSDSVNFDRFLENSLGVLGLRWVPVTDSFSYNKIEFKSKFTKRAILSDIARVFDPLGWATPSIILGKLIIQVLWNLGIGWDDPVPTDIADTWSCLISQIHLLNDLTIPRLITNPDAKSITLIGFADASQKAYAAAIYVRVPVNEGFDSNLLMAKSKVGPTKPHSIPRMELCGAELLAKIIPVAVTSLEPTPYKIEKIVALTDSTTVLSWLTTPAFRLKTYVANRVVNITDAIHTESWFHVSSADNAADIPSRGILPQNLVNNTMWWKGPAWLTKPQQEWPISNITAVRKLDVPELKPEVKILVSTEKLPNLYDTINKVSSLTRLQRIIAWALRFPTNARSKEKVSGPLSAEELKQSLLIIIKEVQRQHFSEELELIEKNKHVPKLASLNPFIDTRGVLRVGGRLTHSDLPYEAKHPCILPKCHFTEIIVRHFHALHLHAGPKLLQSIISQEFWIIAARNVIRSQLHKCVKCFRNKPHNCIPIMGNLPKSRVVPARCFLKVSTDFGGPFQLKESKRRNSRAYKAYICLFICMSTKAVHIEPVTDLTAEGFIAALDRFTSRRGLCREIYSDNATNYIGAENHFSDLYKCLTEGDETEKLKSRLADRQITWHHSPPSGPHFNGLSEAGIKSVKFHLHRVMGDEKLTMDSFSTLLCKIEAVLNSRPLCPITADVEELTALTPAHFIIGAPLLSLPEYNWEDTPSNRLSKWQHIQKMSQQLWQRWSKEYLSTLQTRQHWTQESPPLRVNDVVVVAEDNMPPLHWSLARVTELHPGADKVPRVATIRVRDKLLKRPVAKLYRLPTD; encoded by the coding sequence ATGGCGACTCTTGAAGCGGCTAAAGTCCAACAAGAAAAGCTATTCGATAGGTTACAACGACTCTATGACTTTACAAAGGATATAAAGGGAAATCAAGCCGAAGACTTTCTGGTCCGAGCTGGAAAAATAGAAGAACATTCTGCAGATTTTGAGAATTATGCGTTGAAGTACTGGGAACACTCGTTAGCCCAGGCCTCTACAGAAGCAGAGAAGAAGTTGTGCACCGATTCCTACAAGGAGAAGTGCAGGGCTTATGAAGAACTCTATCACGCCGTAGCATATATGGTACAAAAATGCAAGAAACTCGTCAAGACAGCAGAATCCGCGGAATCTGTTCGACATAACACTGAAGTCAAACTCCCCAAGATAGAATTGAAGACCTTCGATGGAACGCGCACCCAGTGGCCTGTGTtttatgaaaacttcaagacaCTGATACACGACAATAAGTTATTATCTTCGACTCAGAAGCTACAATACTTAAGTTCTTCGCTGAAAGGCAACGCCGAGAGCTACGTCAAGAATGTTCAGATCACAGAGGCCAATTATCCTATTGTATGGAAAGCATTGATAGACCACTATCAAGACGACCGAGCTTTAGGCTCAAGTCTGCTGGAAACGGTGCTCAGTCACCCTCCAATGCAAACCACAACAGCAACGACACTTACGAATTTAGTGCACACCCTCTACGACGCAGTTGAAGCACTCAACGCcctgaaattcgaaaatttggaCGACTTCATACTACTCAACATCGCCTTAAAAAAGTTACCTAACTATTTAAGGAAACTCTTCGAGAATCAACTCAAGGGAACAACTATTCCCactttcaaaatgctgatggaTTTCCTTCGCAAACAAGCGAAGATAGCAGAAATCACTCAGACTCCAAGTCCTCAACCACATCAAACTAACAAGGAAGAGAAGACAAAAACTCAACCTACAAAATCCAAGGTTTACCTCAACCacacaaaccaaaaaaaatcagaatgcCCTGTTTGTAAAGGACCACATTCTATCTACAAATGTGACACATTCAAGAGTCTCACTACCGCCGCAAGGGCAGAACAGGTTAAGGAGCTAAACAGATGCACACGTTGCCTGGGAGGCCACTCCAATGAATGCAAAAGCAAATTCAGTTGTAAGGAATGTAACATGAAGAATCATCACACTCTCCTCCACGTAAGCAAAACAGAGAAGATTAAACAGCCCACGTCTCAAAATTCGAGCAATATGGTAGCAAATTTGCTCGCACCTACAGCGAAAAATCATAGAACCTTACTGGGCACTGCAATAGTTGCCATTAAAGACGCTGATGGCGAATATCAACATATCCGCGCCATTTTGGATTCCGGGGCTATGTCATCATTCATAACAAAAGACTGCGCTCAGCGCCTCCGTTTGCCTGTTCTGACCGATCGCACCAGCATAACGGGCCTGGCTGATAAACCAGTCAAATCTCTAGGAGCGGTAGAGTGCTTAATAAAACCCCGTCAGCGGGATAATCCAAAATTGCTTGTAAGAACCATTATAATTCCAGTCATCACAGACGGTCTACCCTCAGTCAAAATATCGTCGGAAGTTAGAAACTTTTGGAGCACGCTAGACTTGGCAGACCCCGACTTTGATACGGTCAACGCCAAAGTTGACATGTTACTTGGCTCTGAAGTTTACTGCAGTATTTTATCCGACAAGAGAAGGATAACCAACAAACTAGGACACGGACTTCAAACCATCTTTGGTTGGGTGTTGATGGGAAAGGTCCCCACCATCAAATCTCCTAAAAATCAAGCAACGTTTATTTGTACTGAGGATCTACTCCTGAAGGAAATTCTAATAAAGTTTTGGCAGACTGAAGAACCCTGCCATAAGCCAGCCATAAGTCCCGAGGATGAAATCTGTGAAAACATGTTTCAAGCGCTCCACTACCGTGAGCCTTCTGGGCAATATGTGGTTCCAATTCTCTTAAAAACTGATAACCCTGTGCTAACAGGCTCGTATGAACTAGCAAAACGGCAATTAATTGCTATTCAGGCACGATTACGAAAATCACCTGCTGTTCAGAtcaaatattcagaatttaTGGAGGAATATGCAAATCTAGGTCATATGCTACCATCTACAAGTCACGGTCTGGCCGCGTACTATATTCCACATCACTCAGTTATTAAAGAGTCTAGCCTAACTACAAAATTAAGGGTAGTATTTAACGCGTCAATGCCGACGCCTTCAGGCCTTAGCCTGAACCAAGTATTATATACCGGCCCGAAATTGCAAGCCGACATTGTACAGTTGATTATCCGCTTTCGGACGTATAGAATTGCTTTCAAGACAGATCTGTGCAAAATGTTCCGACAAATTCTTATCCGCCCTCAGGATCGAAAGTACCAACACATATTATGGGAGTCGAAAAACGGTGATCCCGTTGTAGACTACGAATTGCAGACGGTAACGTACGGCACCGCTTCTGCCCCATACTTAGCGAATAGAGTTTTGAAACAACTCATTATTGATGAAGGACATGACTTTCCAGACGATGTCCGTCGTGTTATCAATGAAGAAACTTACATCGACGACTCCTTATCGGGAGCAGACTCTATTGATGACGCCATCAAACTCAGAGATGGAATCTACCAAGCGCTTCATCGGGGCCATTTCGCCCCACGACAATGGGCCAGCAGTCATCAAGAGGTACTCGAAGGCTTGCCCACGGATGATATTGCTTTATCCTCCGATTCCGTGAACTTTGATCGGTTCCTTGAAAATTCACTTGGCGTATTGGGCCTGAGATGGGTACCCGTAACGGACTCCTTCTCttacaataaaattgaattcaaGTCAAAGTTCACAAAAAGAGCAATTTTATCCGACATTGCTCGGGTTTTTGACCCATTGGGTTGGGCAACCCCTTCCATAATCCTTGGAAAATTGATAATACAAGTCCTATGGAATCTAGGTATTGGCTGGGACGATCCAGTACCAACGGATATTGCAGATACTTGGAGCTGTTTGATCAGCCAGATTCACTTGTTAAATGATCTTACAATTCCAAGATTAATCACTAACCCTGACGCAAAAAGCATCACTCTAATTGGGTTCGCCGACGCATCACAAAAGGCCTATGCAGCAGCCATCTACGTAAGAGTGCCTGTAAACGAAGGGTTTGATTCGAACCTGCTAATGGCCAAATCAAAGGTAGGCCCCACTAAGCCTCACAGTATTCCAAGAATGGAACTATGCGGAGCCGAACTTCTTGCCAAAATTATACCCGTGGCAGTGACTTCTTTGGAGCCAACCCCTTATAAGATCGAGAAAATTGTTGCGCTCACGGATTCAACAACGGTACTCTCCTGGTTGACCACCCCTGCTTTCAGACTTAAAACATACGTGGCAAATCGCGTGGTGAACATTACAGACGCAATTCATACTGAATCGTGGTTCCACGTCTCATCCGCCGACAACGCTGCCGATATTCCTTCCAGAGGAATATTACCACAAAACTTGGTAAATAACACAATGTGGTGGAAAGGCCCAGCTTGGTTGACAAAACCACAGCAGGAGTGGCCTATTTCCAACATCACGGCGGTACGTAAATTGGATGTCCCAGAACTTAAGCCTGAGGTCAAAATTCTTGTAAGTACGGAAAAACTTCCAAACTTGTACGACACAATTAACAAAGTGTCCTCTTTAACCAGGCTCCAGAGAATAATTGCTTGGGCTCTTCGCTTCCCTACTAATGCCAGAAGCAAGGAAAAAGTTTCTGGACCCTTATCCGCTGAAGAACTGAAACAATCGCTACTAATCATCATTAAAGAGGTTCAAAGGCAACATTTCAGTGAGGAATTAGAgttaatcgaaaaaaataagCACGTTCCGAAATTAGCGTCTCTAAACCCCTTTATCGACACCCGAGGTGTCCTCAGGGTGGGGGGTAGGCTAACGCATTCTGACCTGCCTTATGAAGCAAAACACCCTTGCATTTTACCTAAATGCCATTTTACGGAAATCATTGTGCGTCATTTTCACGCCTTACATTTGCACGCAGGACCAAAATTACTACAGAGTATAATTTCTCAAGAATTCTGGATTATTGCTGCCAGAAATGTTATTCGTTCGCAGCTCCATAAATGTGTAAAATGCTTTCGAAACAAACCGCACAATTGTATTCCTATTATGGGAAATTTGCCCAAATCACGGGTTGTCCCAGCACGATGCTTTCTAAAGGTTAGCACAGACTTTGGCGGACCTTTTCAACTGAAAGAAAGCAAACGGCGCAACTCACGTGCGTATAAAGCGTACATTTGCCTATTCATCTGCATGAGCACTAAGGCAGTGCACATAGAACCCGTGACTGACTTAACCGCAGAGGGATTTATCGCGGCGCTGGACCGTTTTACCTCCCGCAGAGGGTTGTGCCGAGAAATCTATTCTGACAATGCCACTAATTACATAGGTGCTGAGAATCATTTTTCAGACCTGTACAAGTGTCTAACCGAAGGCGACGAAACTGAAAAACTCAAATCTCGTTTAGCCGATAGACAAATAACATGGCATCACAGCCCTCCATCCGGTCCTCACTTTAATGGACTAAGCGAGGCCGGAATTAAATCGGTCAAATTTCATCTACATCGAGTCATGGGCGACGAAAAATTAACAATGGACAGCTTTTCTACGCTCCTATGCAAAATAGAGGCAGTCCTAAACTCACGGCCGCTGTGCCCCATCACAGCAGATGTAGAGGAACTTACGGCGCTGACTCCTGCTCATTTCATAATTGGAGCACCATTACTCAGCCTCCCCGAATATAACTGGGAAGATACTCCTAGCAATAGACTTTCAAAATGGCAACACATCCAAAAGATGTCCCAACAACTGTGGCAGAGATGGTCAAAGGAGTATTTATCAACATTGCAAACCCGACAACACTGGACACAGGAATCACCGCCGCTTCGAGTCAATGATGTAGTCGTTGTAGCTGAAGACAACATGCCTCCTCTGCATTGGAGCCTCGCGCGGGTTACCGAGCTTCATCCCGGCGCTGATAAGGTGCCGCGCGTCGCGACGATTCGCGTGCGTGATAAGCTCCTGAAAAGACCCGTGGCCAAGCTTTATCGGCTACCAACTGACTAA
- the LOC140224811 gene encoding uncharacterized protein: MELESNAVAKLLLNEWLSDSVINAYGALLKKRADQNPSLPRIFVADSFFYTSYLQNGPSQAAGRFKAVNILELDFIIIPCNINNVHWILSVIDLRSHLVIIFDSIYNDATAQTVLSALKGFLSFILENSWDASTWSCYPAVCPQQENNSDCGLFTLVCAEAVARRAEICIPPTLRVGNSLRIEIKKQLFNDAAAQISMCAGELYRPSCFLWPPRPQFTFADVLLVPNPQPRIITDVIDLDSPSPPQEESPTSFLNSLNLTPATASPPQSTEGPQPVPSSLTELRRYVVRTAGKKRPDRQALKFKDGSVRRFYPSQAVEFLRTLGQAA, from the coding sequence ATGGAGCTAGAATCGAACGCGGTCGCTAAATTATTACTCAACGAATGGTTGAGCGATTCAGTCATAAACGCTTACGGGGCTCTTCTAAAAAAGAGGGCCGACCAGAATCCGAGCCTACCACGGATCTTCGTGGCAGACAGCTTCTTTTATACAAGTTACCTACAAAACGGCCCTAGTCAAGCGGCAGGCCGCTTTAAAGCAGTTAATATTCTTGAATTAGACTTCATCATAATCCCTTGCAATATTAACAATGTACATTGGATCTTGAGCGTGATTGATCTGAGATCACACCTCGTAATAATATTTGACAGCATCTACAACGACGCAACTGCTCAGACAGTCCTCTCCGCCTTAAAAGGCTTCCTTAGTTTTATCCTAGAGAATTCGTGGGACGCCTCAACATGGTCGTGCTATCCCGCGGTGTGTCCTCAACAGGAAAATAACAGTGATTGCGGTCTTTTTACACTCGTCTGCGCGGAAGCGGTCGCCCGGCGAGCCGAAATCTGTATTCCCCCGACCTTGCGAGTAGGCAATTCACTtcgaattgaaataaaaaaacaacttttcaACGACGCAGCAGCGCAGATATCGATGTGCGCTGGGGAGTTGTACCGTCCCTCATGTTTCCTTTGGCCGCCTAGACCTCAATTCACGTTCGCAGATGTACTTCTAGTCCCAAACCCCCAGCCACGAATAATCACTGACGTCATTGATTTGGACTCGCCCTCCCCCCCTCAGGAAGAGAGCCCAACTTCGTTCTTAAATTCTCTCAATTTGACCCCGGCAACTGCCAGTCCTCCACAAAGCACTGAAGGACCCCAACCCGTGCCCTCCTCTCTCACTGAACTTCGGCGATACGTCGTGAGGACAGCCGGTAAGAAAAGGCCCGACAGGCAAGCCTTGAAGTTTAAAGATGGCTCCGTACGAAGGTTCTACCCGTCGCAGGCCGTGGAGTTCCTGCGAACCTTGGGTCAAGCCGCTTAA